A part of Ictalurus furcatus strain D&B chromosome 8, Billie_1.0, whole genome shotgun sequence genomic DNA contains:
- the gal gene encoding galanin peptides isoform X3, which produces MHKCIVGVCITLVFCAVLTETLGMVIAAKEKRGWTLNSAGYLLGPHGIDSYRTLSDKHGLAGKRDAFMEDDIKSGALRIADEDILHTIVDFLSFLKLKGGRGSELIRLQCENITLSGKKKDMNINNQRNIT; this is translated from the exons ATGCACAAGTGTATTGTTGGTGTGTGTATCACGCTGGTGTTTTGCGCAGTCTTGACCGAGACGCTGGGAATGGTCATCGCG GCGAAAGAGAAGCGCGGCTGGACCCTTAACAGCGCTGGATACCTGCTCGGTCCCC ATGGCATCGACAGTTACAGGACGCTCAGCGATAAACACGGTCTGGCCGGGAAGAGGGACGCGTTCATGGAGGACGACATCAAATCTG GTGCCCTGAGAATAGCAGACGAAGACATCCTGCACACCATTGTAGACTTCCTGTCTTTCCTCAAGCTGAAAGGTGGGCGTGGTTCCGAGCTGATTAGGCTTCAATGTGAAAACATTAcactgtctggaaaaaaaaaagatatgaatataaataaccaacgtaacataacataa
- the gal gene encoding galanin peptides isoform X1, translated as MHKCIVGVCITLVFCAVLTETLGMVIAAKEKRGWTLNSAGYLLGPRRIDHLIQIKDAPSARGREELLGEYGIDSYRTLSDKHGLAGKRDAFMEDDIKSGALRIADEDILHTIVDFLSFLKLKGGRGSELIRLQCENITLSGKKKDMNINNQRNIT; from the exons ATGCACAAGTGTATTGTTGGTGTGTGTATCACGCTGGTGTTTTGCGCAGTCTTGACCGAGACGCTGGGAATGGTCATCGCG GCGAAAGAGAAGCGCGGCTGGACCCTTAACAGCGCTGGATACCTGCTCGGTCCCC GTCGTATTGATCATCTAATACAGATAAAGGATGCTCCCAGTGCAAGGGGGAGAGAAGAGCTGCTTGGTGAAT ATGGCATCGACAGTTACAGGACGCTCAGCGATAAACACGGTCTGGCCGGGAAGAGGGACGCGTTCATGGAGGACGACATCAAATCTG GTGCCCTGAGAATAGCAGACGAAGACATCCTGCACACCATTGTAGACTTCCTGTCTTTCCTCAAGCTGAAAGGTGGGCGTGGTTCCGAGCTGATTAGGCTTCAATGTGAAAACATTAcactgtctggaaaaaaaaaagatatgaatataaataaccaacgtaacataacataa
- the gal gene encoding galanin peptides isoform X2: protein MHKCIVGVCITLVFCAVLTETLGMVIAAKEKRGWTLNSAGYLLGPRRIDHLIQIKDAPSARGREELLGEYGIDSYRTLSDKHGLAGKRDAFMEDDIKSGALRIADEDILHTIVDFLSFLKLKDMGALDSLPSSLTSDEFTQP from the exons ATGCACAAGTGTATTGTTGGTGTGTGTATCACGCTGGTGTTTTGCGCAGTCTTGACCGAGACGCTGGGAATGGTCATCGCG GCGAAAGAGAAGCGCGGCTGGACCCTTAACAGCGCTGGATACCTGCTCGGTCCCC GTCGTATTGATCATCTAATACAGATAAAGGATGCTCCCAGTGCAAGGGGGAGAGAAGAGCTGCTTGGTGAAT ATGGCATCGACAGTTACAGGACGCTCAGCGATAAACACGGTCTGGCCGGGAAGAGGGACGCGTTCATGGAGGACGACATCAAATCTG GTGCCCTGAGAATAGCAGACGAAGACATCCTGCACACCATTGTAGACTTCCTGTCTTTCCTCAAGCTGAAAG ACATGGGCGCTCTCGACAGCCTGCCCTCCTCGCTCACTTCAGACGAATTCACTCAGCCCTGA
- the zgc:110339 gene encoding C-factor: protein MSVNFAKCASVLITGSSRGLGLQMVKHLVGISQRPQKIIATARSPDTAQELHQIAKSHPEVYIVPLDVVNDASIEAAVQEVSSIVGPAGLNCLINNAGILIHSDLNSETRDCMMTTFQCNTVSPLFVTRAFLPLLRAAAVCAGGVMSVNRAAVINVSSLLGSVELNWGEASAYRVYAYRVSKAGLNMLTRCLALDLQSDGILCTVVHPGWVQTDMGGKQAPLTPQESISSLLSVVCALSEKDHGQFLDYEGKNLPW from the exons ATGAGTGTTAATTTTGCTAAGTGTGCCTCAGTGTTAATCACAGGGTCGAGCAGAGGTCTGGGTCTGCAGATGGTCAAACATTTAGTGGGAATTTCTCAGAGACCACAGAAGATCATCGCCACTGCCAGGAGCCCAGACACAGCTCAG GAGCTGCACCAAATTGCCAAATCTCATCCTGAGGTTTATATCGTGCCTTTAG ACGTGGTCAATGACGCGAGCATTGAAGCTGCGGTTCAGGAGGTGTCGAGCATCGTGGGTCCTGCGGGGTTAAACTGCCTGATCAACAACGCGGGGATCCTGATTCACTCGGACCTGAACTCGGAGACGCGTGACTGCATGATGACCACGTTCCAGTGCAACACCGTCTCGCCGCTCTTCGTTACCAGG gcgtTCCTGCCGTTATTACGAGCGGCGGCGGTGTGTGCCggcggtgtgatgagtgtgaaCAGAGCTGCGGTGATTAACGTGTCCTCTCTCCTCGGCTCTGTGGAGCTCAACTGGGGAGAAGCAAGTGCTTATAGAGTTTACGCTTACCGAGTGTCAAAG gcGGGTCTGAACATGTTGACGAGGTGTTTGGCGCTTGATCTGCAGTCGGACGGGATCCTGTGCACGGTAGTTCATCCCGGCTGGGTGCAGACTGATATGGGAGGAAAACAG GCGCCGCTGACTCCGCAGGAGAGCATCTCGTCTCTGTTATCCGTCGTTTGTGCGCTGAGTGAAAAGGATCATGGGCAGTTTTTGGACTACGAGGGGAAGAACTTGCCGTGGTGA
- the gal gene encoding galanin peptides isoform X4 gives MHKCIVGVCITLVFCAVLTETLGMVIAAKEKRGWTLNSAGYLLGPHGIDSYRTLSDKHGLAGKRDAFMEDDIKSGALRIADEDILHTIVDFLSFLKLKDMGALDSLPSSLTSDEFTQP, from the exons ATGCACAAGTGTATTGTTGGTGTGTGTATCACGCTGGTGTTTTGCGCAGTCTTGACCGAGACGCTGGGAATGGTCATCGCG GCGAAAGAGAAGCGCGGCTGGACCCTTAACAGCGCTGGATACCTGCTCGGTCCCC ATGGCATCGACAGTTACAGGACGCTCAGCGATAAACACGGTCTGGCCGGGAAGAGGGACGCGTTCATGGAGGACGACATCAAATCTG GTGCCCTGAGAATAGCAGACGAAGACATCCTGCACACCATTGTAGACTTCCTGTCTTTCCTCAAGCTGAAAG ACATGGGCGCTCTCGACAGCCTGCCCTCCTCGCTCACTTCAGACGAATTCACTCAGCCCTGA